From the genome of Campylobacter concisus:
TTTCTCTTCATCGCTAAATTCATAAAAGGCTCTATCTTTTAGGCCAAAATTTTTTAAGAACTCTAGCACAAATCTTTTTGGTAAGGGCAAAACCGAGCTAAGTTGCTTTTTGCCATTTATTAAATTTTTCTCACTAAATTTGGGCAAAAAATTTATGCAAATTCGACCCTTTTGCCAAAATAGAGAGGCGTTTAGTATTGCTGGTCCGCTTATGCCCCTATGTGTAAAAAGTAAGTCTCCACTAAATTTATGGCTCTCTTTTTTGCTATTTATCTTTACGTCTGCGTTTAGGCTAACGCCACTAAGCTCTTTAAACCAAAACTCATCTTTTTGCACGCTAAATCCAACAAGTGCAGGCGCAAGAGCTGATGTCTCAATACCAAAATCATTTGCTATTTTATAACCAATGTCGCTTGCACCAAGGGCTTTATAGCTTAATCCGCCACTTGCGATGACTAAATTTCTAGCTCTAAATTTCTCATCTTTTGTCAAAATTTCAAAAATTTCATCTACTTTTTTAGCACCAAGAACTTCTTTGTTGTAAAAAATATCCGCTTTTTGTCTTTTTAAAAGCACGTTTAAAACACTCTTTGCACCTCTATCGCAGAAAAATTGATTTTGCTTTTGCTTGCTAAATCTAAGCTCACTAAAAAATTTCAAAACCTGATCAGGGCTTAGTACCTTTAAAATTTGCTCTATAAATTTTTGCTCGCCAAGGTAGTTTTTAGCGCTTACAAAGCGGTTTGTGATGTTACATTTGCCTCCACCGCTTGCTAGGATCTTTTTGCCAGCGCTGCTATTTTTCTCTAAAATCGCAATCTTTTTACCCTTTAAATTTGCTCCTAAAAATAGTCCGCTAGCACCGGCACCAATAATGATGATGTCGTAGATCAAAACTTCAAACTCTCTTTTAAAGCCGCCTCGCTTGTTAGGCGAGAGTCAAATTTGATTACTTGATTTTTCTCGTTTTTGTAATAATCGACTACACCTTTTTGTCTGTTTAGCAGCTCTAAATTTAAGCTAACTTCAGGACTTAGATAGATGTTCTTAAAAATTCTTGGATCGCTTAGGCTAAAGAGCAAAACAAGCCATATCGCGCAAAGCACCACGCAGATGATGGCTAGTGCTTTAAAACCAAAGGCATGCAATATATACCCACCAAATGCACCTCCAACAAAGCTTCCTAGATAGCCAAATGAATTAAAGATACCAAGGGCTGAGCCTTTTTGTGAGGATTTTACAAATTTTGTTGCGGTTGATTGCATGATGGGCTCGTGAAGGTTAAATCCTATAAAAAATATAGCAACTCCCAAAACGAAGATAAAAAGTGTAAAGCTAATGGCAAAAATAGTGTAGGTTAGGGCAAAAAGTAGCGTACCAGCTATCAAGATGACCTTGCTAAGTCCCTTTCCATCGCCAAGGGCGCCAGCTAGCCCCATAGCCAAAAAGCCAAGTACGGCACCAAGTGTATAGACCTTGTAAAGCTCACTACTTTCGTAACCATACTCTTTTACCAAAACGATAGGGATCACCAAAAATGCGATGCTTGCTAACATCTTTTGCATAAAAGAGGTGAAATTTATGATCATGTAGTCTTTTTGTAAAAAAAGCTTACCAAATGGTACTTTTTCACTTTTAGCACTCACTTTTATCTCCTTTGGCACAACAGTGTAAAGAAGTACAATGCAAAGTAGGCTAAGAGCGGCACTTAGATAAAAGAGACTTGAAAGTCCGTAGTCTTTGGCAAGAAGCGGCCCAAGCACCATAGAAAGTGTGAAACTAAGTCCTATAAAAGCACCCATTATTGCCATAGCTTTTGAGCGTTTTTCTTCTGTTATATAGTCACTTATCATCGCAGTTGCAACTGCTCCGATAGCACCTACACCTTGTAAAAATCTACCAAATAGCATGGTAAAAATATCGCTTGTAAGTGCACAAATTATTGAGCCGATGATAAAAACCAAAAGTCCGATCGTTAATGTTTTTTTGCGCCCTATCCTATCCGAGAGCGCTCCAAAAGGTACTTGAAATATCATCTGCGAGATCGCATAGACGCCTACTATTAGCCCTACTAAAAACTCGTTTGCTCCGCGTAAATTTAAGGCATAAAGGCTAAGCACTGGCAAAACTATAAAAAGACCTAAAAATCTGCTTGCTATGATAAAAGATAGTGGTAAAACGCTTTTTAACATAAAAATTTTCCTTATTTTTAAAAGGACTAAGTTTATCATTTTAACGCTAATTTAAATTTAAAAATTTAATCTACTTTTTTGTAAAATACTCCCAAAAATCAAGGAGCTCTTGCAATGAAAATCGTGCTTGCAACGTCAAATTTGGACAAAGTAAAAGAGATAAAAGAATTTTTAAAAGGCAATAAAATTTATGCATTGAGCGAGATTATCAAGCCATTTGAGATCGTTGAGGACGGCAGTAGTTTTCAAGAAAATGCACTCATAAAGTCCAAAGCCGTCTTTGCAAAGCTTAAAGAACAGGGGCTTGATAATGAGTTTATCGCTCTTAGCGATGATAGCGGCATTAGTGTGGATGCACTTGGCGGTGAGCCGGGGATCTACTCAGCTCGCTATTTTGACCTTGATGAAAATGGTAAAGTATGCGGTAAAAACGCAAATGACGCAAACAATAGAGCAAAGTTAATTAGCAAGCTAAAGGCGCTAAATTTAGAGAGTTCATCAGCACACTATACCGCCTGTATCGCCATTAGCTCGAAATTTGGCGACTACACGACGCATGGCTTTATGTATGGCAAAGCGATAGATGAGGAGCGTGGTACAAATGGCTTTGGCTATGATGCACTCTTTATCCCAGATGGCTTTACTAAAACGCTTGGCGAGCTAGGTAATGAGACGAAGCTTAAAATTTCTCACCGTTCAAAGGGACTTGAGCTTGCAAATTTCGTGCTAAAAAGTCTAAAGAAAAACTTTAGTTAAGCTCTTTTAGTCCTTTGTTGGCTCGCTCTAAAAGATCCCGTGCGCGAGGATTTTGCTCTTTTCCATTTAAAATTTCAAGCACTTTTTTGTAGTTTTGGGTAGCTTCGTCCTTTTGATTAAGCTTTGCTAGGTCGTTAGCAAGCTCTACTAAGAGCTCTGATCGCACAAGCTCGTTGCCACTTAACTCCGGCGTGATATCAAGTAAATTTAGCGCTAAAAGGTGGTTTTCGTGGGCTTTGTCAAAGTCATTTTTTAGGTAGTAGGCGCTAGCGATGCCTTTTATACAGATGAGTTCGTCGTTCATTGGGGCATTTGGCGCGTTGTCATAAATTTTTAGAGCTTCTTGAAAATTAGCAAGTGCTTCGTCGTATCTGCATAGCGCCTTTTGTGCCGCACCTAGGCTATGATAAGAGCGAGCTAGTAACAGCTTGTCGCTAACGTTTGCCGCAAGCTCTAGGGCTCTTTGTGAGAGCTCTAACGCTTTTTGTGGCTCTTTATTTACCATGCAAATACTAGCGCTATTTATGAGCGAAGTGATCGCCTGCTCGGTGTTGCCCTCTTTTAAGCAGACATCAGTCGCTTGCTCGGCTAAATTTATGGCTCTCTCCAAATTTCTATCGCTTTTATAAAACTCCCTCACACTCTCTTGTATTGGCTCGTCACAGCTACTTGCAAAGAGGCAAATAGGCGCTAAAAATGGCAAAATTTTCTTCATGTTTTTACCTTTAAATTTTACCTTATTTTACCTTTTAAAGCGAGAAATTTATATTAACTTTGTTAAAATCACTAAAATTTTAAGGAGCCAAAAATGTCAAATATCTTAATCATCGGAGCAGGTGGCGTGAGCCAAGTCGCAACCGTAAAATGTGCGATGAACTCGGACGTTTTTACAAATATCACCCTTGCAAGCCGCACAAAAAGCAAGTGCGACGCGATCGCTAAGTTTATCAAAGACCGCCTAGGCGTGCAAATCGACACCGCCCAGATCGACGCGGACGACACCGACGCGGTCGTAAATTTAATCAAAAAAACGGGCGCCGAGCTGCTACTAAACGTCGCGCTGCCGTATCAGGACCTAACACTGATGGACGCGTGCTCTCGCGCCGGCATCCCATACATCGACACCGCAAACTACGAGCACCCCGACACGGCAAAATTTGAATACAAGCTGCAGTGGGCGAAGGACGGCGAGTTTAAAGCCGCAAACACGATGGCGCTGCTAGGAAGCGGCTTTGATCCGGGCGTGACGAACGTATTTTGCGCCTACGCGCAGCAAAATTTATTTGACGAGATCCATGAGATCGACATCCTAGATTGCAACGCGGGCGATCACGGCTATCCGTTTGCGACGAATTTTAACCCAGAAATCAACCTGCGCGAAGTAAGCGCAAAGGGCCGCTATTGGGAGCGCGGCGAGTGGAAAGAGACCGAGCCGATGGAAATAATGTTCAAATGGGACTACCCGAAAGTCGGCGTCAAGGACAGCTACCTGCTCTACCACGAGGAGCTTGAAAGCTTAGTAAAAAACATCAAAGGACTAAAGCGAATCCGCTTTTTCATGACATTTGGGCAGAGCTATCTCATGCATATGAAATGCCTAGAAAACGTCGGCATGCTGCGCATCGACGAGGTAGAGCATAACGGCGTGAAAATAATTCCGATCCAGTTTTTAAAGACGCTTTTGCCTGATCCTGCGAGCCTCGGTCCTCGCACGAAGGGAAAAACTAACATCGGCTGCGTGATACGTGGCTTAAAAGACGGCAAAGAGCGCCAGGTCTATATCTACAACGTCTGCGACCACGAGGCTTGCTACGCCGAGACGGGCGCGCAGGCCGTGAGCTACACGACGGGCGTGCCTGCGATGATCGGCTCGATGATGGTCGCAAAGGGCATGTGGAGCGGCAAAGGCGTCTTTAATATGGAGAATTTCGACGCCAAACCTTTCATGGATGAGCTAAATAAACAGGGCTTGCCGTGGGAGATGATCGAAATGAAACCGGGCGAGAGGCATGAAGTAAAGTAAGATTCTTATAATATACTTGTAATTTAATTTTTTGAACTATATAAACTCTAAAGGAGAAATATGAAACAAAATAAAATATACGAGTATGATGTCGCACTCTCGTTTGCTGGAGAAAATAGAGAGTATGTATAAGAGGTTGCTGTTTTCCTCAAAAACTTTGGTGTAAAAGTATTTTATGATGATTTTAAACAAGATGAAATTTGGGGTAAAAATTTATTTGAATACCTTCAAGATATCTATCAAAATAAGGCTAAATATACAATAGTTTTTATTTCTGAGCATTATAAAAATAAAAAATGGACTAGGCATGAATATCGATCTGTTCAAGTAAGAGCACTAAACGAAATAGAACAAGAATACATACTTCCTGTTAAATTTGATGATACAGAATTGCCTGGTCTTAATGGAAATTTGGCATATATAAGCGCCAAAAACAAAACACCAAAAGAGATAGCGGATTTTTTTATTAAGAAAATTGGATTAGTTTTTAATCAAAGATGGTGGGGCAAATGGGAACGAAGTAGTATTGTGCTTAGCAATACAGGCTCTTTGCTTATAAAAGACGTAAAACAAAATGGTTTTATTTTTGATTTAATAGTTCAAAATGGAGCATATTTGGGTATATTGGAAAATGAATATGCCAAATTTATATCACAAAATGAAGCTATATTTGAAGAAGGCGAAAGTAAAATTAAATTTGTGAAAATAAAAGATGGAATTCAAATAGAGCCGATAAACTGTCAAAATTTGTGTGGCATAGGTACATATTTCGACAGTATTTATGAATTTCAAAAGGATATTTTTACATTTTATGGCAACATCATAGATGATTTTGTTTTATCAAAAATATATGCATTAATCACTAAAGATAAAAAACATGATTTAGAAAATTATAGTCCAGAATCCAAATGGGAAGATTTTCTAAAATGCTTTGGTAGTAGCAGTGCGTACATTGATAATCTTGATGACTTTAAAGCAACTATAATTGACGCATTTATTCCAGGATTTTATAGTGACTATGCTACGATTTTAATGGTAGATGATAATAAAGAAATTTGGGGCGCCTACTCTGATGTAGAAAAAGTATACTACTTTACAACAGAACAAAGATACAAAAATAAAATTCCAAAAACTATAGAAAATTGGGCAAGTCGTTTCAAGACAACTGATATAATTTATTTGGATTAAAAGGAATTTGAGGTTCATAGCAACAAAATTTAGCTACTTTTTTTCACAACTAGCGCCCCCCCCAAAAAAACACCTTACGCTCGAATACGCTGCCCTTATAGGCTCTTCAATACAGTAGTGGCATCCTTGCTTTTTGCTATTTTTTGCATGATACTCGCGGACGTTTTCTGCGGGTACGCCGTGAACGATGTCTTGGATAATAGCTCTGTTTGTTTGGCTAAGCGTGCTCGCGGTGTATTTTAATAAATAAATTTAGTCTTGCGGGTTTGGCTCAAATTTTGGTCAAATTCGCAAATTTTCGGTCGCCAAAACCAAAAATCAAATTTAGCGCCGGCGGGCCTAGCCAAATTTTACTTTTTCTTATTTTCGCTTTTTTGTGCACTTAGCGCTTCAAATTTCTGCTTTAAAATTTTAAAAATTTCGTGTTTTGAGAGCTCGTATTTGTCGTATATCACGGCGTCATCGTCGCCAATAGGCTGCATGAGGCCATCAGCCGCGTCGCGATCTAGCTTTCCTCGTTTAAATCTTACGTTTAAAACGTCGATTTTGCGCTTGGCATCGACCATACGAACGCCGATCTCTTCGATATCTTTAAAATAAAATTTCGCATTCTTGCCACCTTTTTGTATGAAAAATCCGTCATCTTCGATTTTTCGGCATCACAGAATAAGAAACTAGGATAAGGAGGTAACTTCGGCGCAAGCTAACTTACTGGCGCCGAATTTGAAAGTTATTTTATCACTGCTTCAAAGCTAATATCTACATCTGGATAGCTTTTTCCGCCATGAAATGGTTTGGCAGCAGCAGCAAATTTATCAAAGCTCTCATTTAACTTCAAATCATTTACAAGATCAACTGAAAATTTTGCCATTAGCTTGCCATTTTGTACTTCATATTTTGTTTTAAAAGTTTTTGAATTGCCATTTATGCTAAGCTCAACATCCATTTCTCCAGCCTTATCGTCGCCATTTACTGCTACGATCTTGCCATCTACTGCCTTGCCATCGAAAATAATGCCAATCCTTTTATCGCGGTCAGGCAGCTTTGTGTCGATATCTTTTGGCTCTAGCTTAAATTCAAAGCTCTTTAAAAAATCAGCAAAATTTGCATTTTCTTGACTTTTAAAATTTATCGTTTTAAAAGTACCTGGTACGGCTGTCTTATTTGCTAGCTTGTAGCCAGTAAATGTTACCTTTGGTTCACCTTCTACGCTAAATGCAAGAGCTGAAACTGCAAAAAATGAAGCTGCTAAAGCAACAGAAGTAAGTTTGTTCATAAAGAATCCTTTTTATAATATTGATAATAAATATCGCAAATTATATATCCACTTACTTCAAAAAAGACTTAAAAACTCTTTTTAATTAATGAATAAATTTTTAATATCTTTTTATTCTGGATCATCACTAAAATCGTTATCCCTAAAGATCGCATAAAAATTTATGAGCCAAAAAACAAAAGCGATTGCTATGAGCATTGCGGGCAAATGAATGTAAAAGCCACTCCAAAAATAAGCCAAAATTCCTCTACTAATGCCAGCTAAAAGAACTAAAATAAAAGCAATCCTACTAAGGCGTAAAAACTCAAGTTCTTGTCCGCTGTGACGAAGTCCTGCGACATTAAATATAAGCATCACGCTAAAAATTACCGCATTTATCGCTATTAGATGTATAAAATTTGTCTCAAGATGGAGTTCAAAAATGCCGCTAAAGCCGATACCTAAAAACCCAATCGCTAAAAATAGTTGCATAAAATAGTATAAAAGCACAAAGCTATGCCTAAAAAGCTCTTTATAGTGCCACTCTTTAAGCTTTGCAAGTACCGCACTTCCACAAGCTATCGCAGCATAATAGACACCTAAGCTTGCTTCAAAAAATATATTTAAAAGTAAAAAGGCACAAACGCAGCAGATAGCGATATTTTTATAGATAAAATTTGGCACAAAAACAGCTTCATCCATACCTTTTTCTCTTTTTAGCGCTTCTTTTCCGAGTACGACACTAACGCGGTAAGAGATTAGTAAAATAGCGATTACGTGGATAAAAACTTGTAAATTTAGAAATTTTTCATTGCCACTTATTAGATAATAAATTTCAAAGCTTAAAATGCCAAACAAAAAGCCAAGTACGCCAAATTGATCATCATTTTTATCTCGCCAGATCATATAAACACAAAGCAAAACCAAGTAAAGCCAAAAAAGAGTGATAAAACAATGTGCTAAAAATAGGCTAAAAAATGCCAAGATAAAGCTTGTAAAAAAGAGTGAAAATAATATATAAGCATGTATTTTTAAAGATGCTTGAAAATTTGTCCAATCAGTTAGTCCAGTTAGCAAAAATCCAGCATAAGCAAGCGCTAAAAAAAGTTGCAAAAATATAAATTTATGCAAGCTCACAAAATCAGTTGGAGTAAAAAACACACTAGCACCAAGCACCGCACAGGCGGCGCTCATTAAGAAAAATATCCTCATAGGATGAGTAAAAAAGTTATTAATCATAATAAATTTGCCCTTTGAAATTTTCATCTATCATCTTGCTAATAAACGTAAAATCACGATCTTTGAAATCTTTGTCTATTTCAAGTTCTCTTTGTATGACTGCACCTTTACTTGATAGGAAATAAATTCTATTTGACATCTTTACAGCCTCCATTCTATCGTGTGTGACAAGAACCACACTCATACCTTCGCTCACTCTTTGGCCAATAATCTCAATCAAAATTTCTTTCATATCATAATCAAGTCCAGAAAAAGGCTCATCCATCAAAAGTAGATCAGGCTTTGTCACGACCGCTCTTACGAAAGCTACCCTTTGCCTCATACCGCCGCTTAGCTCGCTTGGGTATTTTAAAGTGTCCTTTTGGCTTAATCCAACCTTTTTAAAAAGCTCTAAAACAGCGTTAATGTCTGGTTTATCCATAACTAAAAGCACATTTTCAAGAGCATTTTTCCATGTTAGCAGGCGATTTTCTTGAAAAAAGTATGTAGTCTTTTTAAAGTTATTAAAAATTTTTCCTTTTCTAGGCTCATTTAGTCCGCTAATAAGCCGAAGTATCGTTGTTTTGCCACATCCTGATGGCCCAAAAAGCGTCACCACTTCGCCACTTTTTACATTTAGGCTAAAATTCCTTACGACCTTATCTCTTAAAATTTCATACTCTACGTTTTTAAGCTCAAGCATCATCTTCTCCAAGGCATCAAAGCTATTTTTAGTGGCTCAATGATGAGGTATTCAAAGAGCATGATAAGAGTGATACTTAAAAGAACATATGCCATTACCTCGGTTGTTTCAAGCATTGCTCTTGCATTTGCTATCTTTGCTCCCATGCCGTTATTTGCACCTAGTAGCTCAGCCATTATCACTATCTTTACGCCCATTGCGACAGCTACGCTAATAGAGCTTATTATGTAGCTTGTAAGATGCGGGATGTAAAGGTGTCTTATCTTTTTTAAAATTCCTAGATTATAAGCGTCAAACATCTCTTTTAGCTCCTCATCTACGCTACTCATAGCAACTGCTGAGCTTGCGAAAGTAAGTGGTAAAACGGTTATAAAGATAGTAAAAACGGTGCTAAAATTTCCAAATCCAAACCAAAAAATAGCAAGCACTATCCAAATAATCGGCGGCATTGACAAAAGTAATGTAATAACAGGCTTTAAAAAGGCCGCAAAACTTTTAAAGCTACCTGCTATTAACCCTAGAAATATACCAAAAAATGTTGCCGAGCAAACTCCGATCAGTGATCTGCAAAGCGTTATATTTATCTCGCTGTTTTTATAATCTTTTAAAATTTCACAGGCTTTTAAAAATACATCTTTTGGTGGCGGAAGCAAGAGTGGGGAGCTAAACTCGCTTCCCACTTGCCAAATGGCTAAGATCAAAAAAACTACGGCAAATCCGCTAAATCCGCCCCAAAAATAGTCAATTATTTTTAAAAAGCTTGAGCGATCTTTTTTAATGCCATCGATTAGTATCATAAAAATAGACCTTTATCTGGCATCTTACCGCCTAGAAATTTTGGATTAAACTGATAAATTTCTTCAAAAAATGCCATGATCTCATTTTGCAGTTCATTTGCTTTTGTCACTGTTAGATTTGCCTTGTCAAAAGCATTTGCAAGTGCTACTTCTGGAGCTGGCAAGTAGCTTGAGCCTATCTTTGCTGCACTTTGCTTGTTTTCAAGTATCCAAGAAAGTGCATTTTTAAGATCACTATGAAGCGTGTCAAATAGACTTAAGTTTTTCTCGTAAAAGCCTCTTTCTACGATAATGCCAGCCATTGGGATTATCGGTTTTGTACCAAAACTCTCGCCCCAAATTTTTGGAAAATCAACTGAATAATGCACACTAACGCCTGCTTTTTTACCACGCAAAATAGTCGCTTCACCAAGAGGTTGTGGGACTATTAAAATGTCAAAATCTTTTTGTAAAAATAAAAGCAGAGCTTCAGGTGGCGTTGCTGTATAGGTGATGTCTATCTTGCTAACGTCTATGCCTCGCTTCTTGCAAAGCGCTCTTAAAACAAGATCAGGCATGTCGCCTCGAAATGGCATGATGAGCTTTTTGCCTACAAAATCCTCTAAATTTTTAATCTTTTCATCCTTAACCATAGCGTTCATAACGCCAAGTGTAAGTAAATTTAACATCGCAAAATCAAGCCCTTGATTTCTTAAATTTGCAGCGACATTTGATGGCGACATCGTGACCTTGATATCTCCGCTAGCTACGCCTGCACGAAGCTGATCTGGTGTTTTCCATATATTTAGACTTACATCATAAGTTTTATTTAACTCGCCTTGCAGCGCAGCAACTGCCATTATGACACTTGGGATCGCTGGTGCGCCCCACATAGTAAAGCTCTCTTTTGCAAATAAATTTGGTGCAAATGCGCTAACGCCTAAAGCTGTGCTAAGTCCTAAAAATTTTCTTCTATTTAACATCTTTTTCTCCTTTAAAAACTGCTGTGAAAGCTAATGAAAAATGTCCTGCCAGGGGCATGAACGACTACTGGATCAAGGGCTGCCACGTGATCGCCACTGATAAATTCTGCATAATCTTTGTCAAATAAATTTGCTACGCCAAATCTTATGCCAACTTTGTTTTTAAACTCTACGCCGCCATAAAGATCGAGCAAGCCAAATCCTTTTGCCGCCTCTTTTTTATCGATGCCCAAGCCATTTTGCTTGCTAAAATCACCTCTAGTTTGCTTTGAAACTAGCCTTAGTGCGGTGCCAAGATTATAGCTGCCAAAGCTT
Proteins encoded in this window:
- a CDS encoding oxidoreductase, which codes for MIYDIIIIGAGASGLFLGANLKGKKIAILEKNSSAGKKILASGGGKCNITNRFVSAKNYLGEQKFIEQILKVLSPDQVLKFFSELRFSKQKQNQFFCDRGAKSVLNVLLKRQKADIFYNKEVLGAKKVDEIFEILTKDEKFRARNLVIASGGLSYKALGASDIGYKIANDFGIETSALAPALVGFSVQKDEFWFKELSGVSLNADVKINSKKESHKFSGDLLFTHRGISGPAILNASLFWQKGRICINFLPKFSEKNLINGKKQLSSVLPLPKRFVLEFLKNFGLKDRAFYEFSDEEKQIIKRLFAYEFAPAGTFGFERAEVTKGGVKTNFLDENLECKSVKGLYFIGEVLDITGMLGGYNLHFAFASALKVARVLNL
- a CDS encoding MFS transporter produces the protein MLKSVLPLSFIIASRFLGLFIVLPVLSLYALNLRGANEFLVGLIVGVYAISQMIFQVPFGALSDRIGRKKTLTIGLLVFIIGSIICALTSDIFTMLFGRFLQGVGAIGAVATAMISDYITEEKRSKAMAIMGAFIGLSFTLSMVLGPLLAKDYGLSSLFYLSAALSLLCIVLLYTVVPKEIKVSAKSEKVPFGKLFLQKDYMIINFTSFMQKMLASIAFLVIPIVLVKEYGYESSELYKVYTLGAVLGFLAMGLAGALGDGKGLSKVILIAGTLLFALTYTIFAISFTLFIFVLGVAIFFIGFNLHEPIMQSTATKFVKSSQKGSALGIFNSFGYLGSFVGGAFGGYILHAFGFKALAIICVVLCAIWLVLLFSLSDPRIFKNIYLSPEVSLNLELLNRQKGVVDYYKNEKNQVIKFDSRLTSEAALKESLKF
- a CDS encoding non-canonical purine NTP pyrophosphatase — translated: MKIVLATSNLDKVKEIKEFLKGNKIYALSEIIKPFEIVEDGSSFQENALIKSKAVFAKLKEQGLDNEFIALSDDSGISVDALGGEPGIYSARYFDLDENGKVCGKNANDANNRAKLISKLKALNLESSSAHYTACIAISSKFGDYTTHGFMYGKAIDEERGTNGFGYDALFIPDGFTKTLGELGNETKLKISHRSKGLELANFVLKSLKKNFS
- a CDS encoding saccharopine dehydrogenase encodes the protein MSNILIIGAGGVSQVATVKCAMNSDVFTNITLASRTKSKCDAIAKFIKDRLGVQIDTAQIDADDTDAVVNLIKKTGAELLLNVALPYQDLTLMDACSRAGIPYIDTANYEHPDTAKFEYKLQWAKDGEFKAANTMALLGSGFDPGVTNVFCAYAQQNLFDEIHEIDILDCNAGDHGYPFATNFNPEINLREVSAKGRYWERGEWKETEPMEIMFKWDYPKVGVKDSYLLYHEELESLVKNIKGLKRIRFFMTFGQSYLMHMKCLENVGMLRIDEVEHNGVKIIPIQFLKTLLPDPASLGPRTKGKTNIGCVIRGLKDGKERQVYIYNVCDHEACYAETGAQAVSYTTGVPAMIGSMMVAKGMWSGKGVFNMENFDAKPFMDELNKQGLPWEMIEMKPGERHEVK
- a CDS encoding ABC transporter ATP-binding protein, whose product is MLELKNVEYEILRDKVVRNFSLNVKSGEVVTLFGPSGCGKTTILRLISGLNEPRKGKIFNNFKKTTYFFQENRLLTWKNALENVLLVMDKPDINAVLELFKKVGLSQKDTLKYPSELSGGMRQRVAFVRAVVTKPDLLLMDEPFSGLDYDMKEILIEIIGQRVSEGMSVVLVTHDRMEAVKMSNRIYFLSSKGAVIQRELEIDKDFKDRDFTFISKMIDENFKGQIYYD
- a CDS encoding ABC transporter permease — its product is MILIDGIKKDRSSFLKIIDYFWGGFSGFAVVFLILAIWQVGSEFSSPLLLPPPKDVFLKACEILKDYKNSEINITLCRSLIGVCSATFFGIFLGLIAGSFKSFAAFLKPVITLLLSMPPIIWIVLAIFWFGFGNFSTVFTIFITVLPLTFASSAVAMSSVDEELKEMFDAYNLGILKKIRHLYIPHLTSYIISSISVAVAMGVKIVIMAELLGANNGMGAKIANARAMLETTEVMAYVLLSITLIMLFEYLIIEPLKIALMPWRR